CTTAGGTGTCATAAATACAGCTATAAAGGCTGATTTAGCAGACAGTGATATTTATAAAGATGCTGTTAAAGTAATGACAACACTAAATAAATATGGTAAAGAAGCAATTGATAAGGCTGGTGGCGTTAATAGTTTGACCGATATAACAGGCTTCGGTTTATTAGGTCACTCTTTAGAGATGGCAGAAGGTAGCGGTGTCACTATTAAGATAAACTCAAAAGAAGTTCCAATACTTAATGGAGCCATAGAATATGCAAAGATGGGCTTAATTCCTGCAGGAGCATATTCTAATAGAAATCATATTGGAAACAAGGTATATATAGATGACTCTATACCAAAATATATTGAAGATATATTATATGATCCACAGACATCTGGTGGATTACTGATATCTATAAACAAGGAAAATGTAGAACTGTTGCTTAAAGAATTGGAAAAGTCACCAACTAAATATGCAATAATCGGAGAAGTAATAGAAAAAGGAGAATATTCTCTAATAGTTGAATAAAAGCAAGGGTGGTATTTATGGGAAATATGAATCTATTTAAATTGTTACCTAAGGTAGATGAACTTTTGGGAAGAGATGAGATTAACAATTTAATGTTAACTGTTCCAAGACAATTAATTTTAGAGGCCATAAGAGAAGAAATAGAAGTTCTTAGAGAAAAAATAAAAAATAATATAATTGAAGAAGAACTATTGGAAGTACTTTCTACTTTAGATGTTAAAATAATTAATAATGCCAAGAATAAAAATTCTTTCAAATTAAAAAGAGTCATAAATGCAACGGGTGTAGTTATACATACAAATCTTGGGAGATCAATTATCAATGAAAAAATAATGGATAATATTAAGGATGTAGTTATCCACTATTCAAATTTAGAATTTGATTTATTAAATGGCAGTAGGGGTTCAAGATATAGTCACGTTGAAGAAATTATTACAAAATGTACAGGGGCTGAAGCTGCCATGGTAGTAAATAATAATGCCGCTGCAGTTTTATTGACTTTAAACACTATTGCCAACAATAAAGATGTAGTCGTATCAAGGGGGGAGCTTATTGAAATTGGTGGCTCCTTTAGGATACCAGATGTAATGGTACAAAGTGGTGCGAATTTAGTTGAAGTAGGAACTACAAATAAAACTCATTTGTTTGATTATGAAAATGCCATAAATGAAAATACTGCTGCATTACTAAAGGTTCATACTTCAAACTATAGAGTATTAGGATTTACATCTTCAGTTAGTTCTGAAGAACTTACGGAATTAAAATCAACTTATGATTTACCAATAATTGAAGACCTGGGAAGTGGTGTTCTATTGGATTTATCTAAATATGGTCTTGAATATGAGCCAACAGTACAGGATTCTATAATTAAGGGCGTTGACATAGTTACTTTTAGTGGGGATAAATTGTTAGGTGGTCCTCAAGCT
The DNA window shown above is from Tissierella sp. Yu-01 and carries:
- the selA gene encoding L-seryl-tRNA(Sec) selenium transferase; protein product: MGNMNLFKLLPKVDELLGRDEINNLMLTVPRQLILEAIREEIEVLREKIKNNIIEEELLEVLSTLDVKIINNAKNKNSFKLKRVINATGVVIHTNLGRSIINEKIMDNIKDVVIHYSNLEFDLLNGSRGSRYSHVEEIITKCTGAEAAMVVNNNAAAVLLTLNTIANNKDVVVSRGELIEIGGSFRIPDVMVQSGANLVEVGTTNKTHLFDYENAINENTAALLKVHTSNYRVLGFTSSVSSEELTELKSTYDLPIIEDLGSGVLLDLSKYGLEYEPTVQDSIIKGVDIVTFSGDKLLGGPQAGIIVGKKKYIDAMKKNPLTRAFRVDKFTLAALEGTLKYYLDENIVIKEIPTIRMLTEDVETIYSKAIYLKSLIDEVALDFIDVSIEDEFSEVGGGSLPLEKIATKCVVLSINGQSVQSFENNLRNYSIPIIARLYKDRVYFDLRTIDDNEISIVADGIKFALDQLKGCE